DNA from Granulicella arctica:
CAGGTGACGTAAAGCCGACACCGACAGGCCGAATCATCGTCGACTTCCTGAATAAAAAATTCCCTGCGTATGTCGATACAGGATTGAACCTCGTCGATGTTGCAGAGATTGCGCAGATGCACTTCGCCGCCTTGGAGCGAGGCACGCCGGGTGAGCGATACATTCTGGGCGGGGAGAACCTGACGCTGAAGCAGATCCTCGATCGCATGTCGTCGATCACCGGGCTGCCGTCGCCAACCATGAAGGTGCCGCACGCAGTGGCGATGGCCTTCGCCTTCTTCGAGGAGAACATCACCGGCAGACTGCTTGGCAAAGAGCCGCGGGCGACGGTTGAAGCTGTGAAGATGGGAAAGAAAACGATGTTTGCCGCCTCCTCCAAAGCTGAACGCGATCTCGGCTTCCGCGTTTTTCCCGTCTATCATGCCATGCGTTCGGCAATCGACTGGTTTGTAGCGAACGGCTATGCGCCTGATCCTCAGAAAATTGAGCATCTAACCAAAGCATGAACGGAACGATTGCGATCATCGCGGCGCTTCCGGGCGAGTTGAAGCCACTCGTGTCCCCTCCACGGGGCGAGCGATGGCAACGACTGAAGGCAGGCAAAGGAACGGTATTGTGGGAGCGGCGGCACGCCAGGGGGCGCTGGATCGCCGGCTGTTCAGGTATGGGAGGGAGCCGTGCCGTGATCGCACTCCGCGAGATGGAACGCTACGCGAAGTTCGATGCGATCTGCTCGATTGGATGGGCGGGTGCGCTGGACCCGACGATCAGTGCCGCCTCGGTCTGGCACGTCGCTCGCGTGATCGATACGCAGACAGGGGAGCGATTCTCCACGGCAGAGGCGAACGGACACACCGATACATGGCCGGTACTAGCGACGACAGACCGCGTGGCGGATGCTACCGAGAAAGCACGCCTGGCAGCGAGTTACGGTGCACGCCTTGTAGATATGGAGTCAGCGACACTGGCCCGTATCGCGCAGGGACGGGGAATACCGTTCTATTGCCTCAAGGCGGTCTCTGACGATGCAGACGCAAAGCTGCCGGACCTCAATCCCTTTATCATGACGAATGGGCAGATGCGGCTCATGCCATTTCTGGCGCATGTGGCGATGAGACCGAACTCGTGGCGGGGCTTGGTAAAGCTGGGAAAGTACAGCGCGATGTCGGCAAGGCACCTGGCAGAGGCAATCAGAATCTGGCTCGATAGCAACACTTTAGAGCCTGTAACACACGAGGAGAGAGACTGAACAGCATGGGAGAAAGAGTGCCTGAGACGATGCGCGCTGCTGTTTACCGCGGTATCAACGATGTTCGCGTAGAGACGATTCCGGTTCCAAAAATCGGCCCCGGCGAAGTGTTGATGAAGATCCACACCTGCGGCATCTGCGGAACCGACCTGAAGAAAATCCATTCCGGCTCCCACTCTGCACCCCGCGTCTTCGGGCATGAGATGTCCGGAACGATTGCAGCGATCGGCGAAGATGTCACCGGCTTCGCCATCGGTGATCGCGTAATGGCGTATCACCATATTCCCTGTGGCAACTGCTACTACTGCCGCAAGCAAACCTTCGCTCAGTGCGAGGAGTACAAAAAAGTCGGCTGCACCGCAGGCTTTGAACCCTCAGGCGGTGGCTTCGCCGAGTACATCCGCGTGATGGACTGGATCGTGCGCGGTGGTCTCGTCAAAATCCCTGATGGAATTCCGTTCGAGCAGGCAGCCTTTATCGAGCCGACGAACACCTGCTACAAGGCGATCGAGATGCTCAAGCTCCAGCCGGATGAGACGGTGCTAGTCATCGGACAAGGACCGATCGGCATTCTCCTGGCAGCTCTCGCCCGCAGGACTGGAGCCACGGTGCTCACGAGCGACCTGTACCCCGAGCGCCACGCAGTCGCGGCCAAGTTCGGGCTGGAGCATCCACTCGATGCCGCAGGCGATGTCGTTGCCGCAGCAAAGGTAGCGACTGAAGGACGCGGAGCTGATGTAGCTCTACTAGCGGTTGGAGGCAACGCACTGATCCAGATCGCGATGGCTGCGGTTCGCCCTGGCGGTCGTGTGATGCTCTTTGCCGCAACCCAGCATGGAGAGGCCCCTTTCGATCCAGCCGCTGTCTGCATGGATGAAAAGACCTTGATGGGCTCCTACAGCTCCTCACTCGCCGTCAACGACGAGGTAGCGCAGTTGATCTTCGACGGCTATGCCAACGGATTCGATCTGACACAACTCATCTCGCACCGTTTTTCGCTGGAGCAAGCAGTAGAGGCGATCGAACTAGCATCCAATCCGCAGCCAGGGTCGATGAAGATCGTCATTCAGCCAGGGCTTTAGCATCAAGCCTTGACTGAATCACTAATCCCGAAGCCCACGCTTTTTGATCTCGACGTTAAGGCGCTTAATCTTCTGGTTAAGGGTAGACAGAGGAATCTTGAAGTACTCCGCCGCCTCAGTCTGGTTCCAGTGGCAGCGCTCTAGGCGGTCGGCGATGATGCGTCGTTCAATCTCTTCCATCAGATCAAAGAGGCTCGCATCAGGCCGATGGTCAAGGATGCTCGCCGAGTAGGTGCTACCCGTAAGCTGCGAAGGCAGCAGATCGGCGGTGATAGTCTTCGAGGTCGAGAGGACGACGCCGCGCTCCATCGAGTTCTCAAGCTCGCGGACGTTTCCAGGCCACTCATAATCCATCAGGACGCGCAGCGCATCAGGGGCAAGCGTGCGCGGCTCCATGCCATTCTCTTCGGCATAGAACTTCAGAAAGTGCGCAGCCAGCAGAGGAATGTCCTCGCGACGCGCACGCAGCGGTGGAAGCTCCAGACAAATCACATTGAGACGATAGAAGAGGTCTTCGCGGAAGCGGCCATCGCGAACGGCCTGCTGAAGATTGACATTGGTCGCAGCGATGATGCGGACGTCCACCTGAATCTCAGAGGTCCCACCGAGGTGCATGAAGCGGCGGTCCTGCAACACGCGCAGGATCTTCGCCTGCATGTCCATCCCCATCGTGCCGATCTCGTCCAGGAAAAGTGTGCCTCCGTTTGCAACCTCGAACAGCCCCTTCTTGGAGCTGACCGCCGAAGTAAACGCACCCTTCACGTGGCCAAAGAGCGTTGATTCGAGCAGCTCGGAAGGCACCGCGCCGGTATTGACCGGAACAAAGGGTTTATCGCGGCGAGGCGAATGCGAATGCAGAGCCTTGGCAATCAGCTCTTTGCCCGTACCGCTCTCACCCTGAATGAGCACCGTGGAACGGCTGGGAGCAACCTGTCCGATCAGGTCGAACATACGAAGCATCGGCTCACTCTTGCCTACAATATTTTCAAAGTTATAGCGCTGCTTCAGCGTTCGTTTAAGCTGAATAACCTCTTCTTCAGCACGATGACGTGAGATGGCCACACGGATATCGGCCAGCAATTTTTCGTTATCCCACGGCTTCTGCGTGAAGTTCTCCGCCCCGGCGCGGATTGCATCAACGACATTGCCGACCGTCCCGTACGCCGTAATCATGATGACGGGGAGCTCCGGCTGGATCTCCTTGATGCGAGGGAGCAGATCGATGCCGCTCTCGCCTGGCAGCGCAAGATCAAGCAGCAGGAGATCATAATGATTCCGCGAAAGCAGATCGATGCCGGACGCGCCATCGACAGCCATTGAAATCTCAAAGCCTTCAAGCGTAAGAAGCGTATCGAGCGACTCCCGAATAGCCGCTTCGTCATCAATAATTAAAATATGTGCGCCGGTGGAGTCACGCAGCGTACGGGAGGCCGATAGCTTGGGGGCTTCAACTGGTTCAGCTTCGGTGCTCTCAAGCATGGATCGTGGACCTCGTATTTTCTACAGATGAAGCGCTTGCAGCATCGGGACGTGCCGTCTCTTCGCGCGTGGTAAGTGTGGTGGCAGAAGGAAACTCCAATCGGAAGGTTGTGCCTGCTCCAACTTCGCTCTCGACCTGAATCTTTCCGGCATGCTCTTGCATGATCCCGTAAGTGACCGCGAGACCGAGGCCGGTCCCTTTACGCTGCCCCTCTTGCGGTGTGGCCTTGGTCGTAAAGAAGGGGTCGTAGATGCGGTTCAGGTGCTCTTTTTCGATACCATTGCCGGAGTCTTGAATGATGACAAAGACAAACCCTGGGCCACTTTCCGTGGCGATCTTCAGTGTCGCATTCGGCTTCCCATGCATCGCATCCTTGGCGTTCAACATCAGGTTCAGGATGACCTGTTGCAGCTTGCCCTGATTGCCCTTGATGAACGCAAGCGCAGGATCGAAGTGCGTCTCCACATGGATCTGCGCTGTCTTGAACTGGTGCTCCAGCAAGGTCTCCGTATCGTGAAGCAACTGGTTCAAGTCGATGCTGGTGAACTCGCTTCCGCTGGTCCTTGAGAAGTTGAGCAGCCCATTGACGATCTCGGACGCACGAAACGTCTGCTGCGTAATCTTCTCAAGGATCGGCGCCAAACGCTGGTCATCTCGCATGTGCTTGGACAGCATCTGTGTATAGCTGGAGATAACGGCAAGCGGTGTATTGACCTCATGCGCCACTCCCGCAGCCAACAGACCAATCGAGGAGAGCTTCTCCGCCTGCGTAAGCTGCACCTCGAGTTGAATACGATCCGTAATGTCATCGACAAGGACAATCCGGCCGACAGCGATCAGGTCGCGCGTAACCAGCGGCGCAATGGCGATATTGGCAATGCGAAAATCGCCGCTCGGCAGCGCAAGGCGAAACTTGTAGAGCGTATGCGTACCGTCTTCATGTCGAACATTGTTGAACTGCTCGATAAACTCCGGAGGAAACACCTCCGAGAGTGGATGATGCAGGGCCTCCCGGCGAGGCTTCGCGTACATCTCCTCCATCGGAGCATTCCAGCTCTCGATGCGGTCTTCAAGATCGACAGCGAAGACACCGATGTTGATGGACTCAACGATGTTCTCGTGAAACTCCTTCAGTCGTTCGAACTCGCTGATCTTCGACTCCAGCCGCTGATACAGTTGCGCATTTTGGATAGCGATGCCGATGTATCCTGCAAGCGACTCCAGCAGCTCCATATCTTCACTGGAGAGAAAATCGCCATCATCCGTACGCCCAAGACCGATCACTGCCACCGTCCTCGTCCCGCTGCCCTCACGGTTGGCGACCCGACAGGGAAGGTAATAATTCAGGTCCAACTTGCCGGCTGTCTTGCGCTGATCCTCGGGCAGGCGCAGCACCTGTTGAGGATTCTCAAGGAAGATATGGTTGTTCGCGTCCGGCGCATCGAAGTCGAGAAAGCGCACATCCAGCGCCTGCAACTCTGCCGCTGGTAAGTTCGTCAGGCCATGAGAGGCTGCAAGATGAAAGCTTCGACTGCGTCTTTGACCATCAGCCTCCTCGGCAAGAAACACAGCTACACGCGTAACCAGCAACGTCTGAGGGAGCCGCTCGACGATGGAATCGAGCAGAGCACGCAAGTCTGTCTGTGAGTTAATACCGCGGCCGAACTCGACCAAAGTCTCGCGATAGTCGAAGCGTTTCTGATCGAAGATGCGATCGAGCCGGCCTTGAATAGCCCTCTTAACAGGATCGAAGATGAGGCAAGCGATCACGATCGCGCCAAGCAGGCCCCAAACGCCGAGATCTTTGAGACGGGTGTGCACGAGCTCAGCGCTAAAGGCGACGATGGCAAAGTAGAGGCCAACAACAGCCGCAGTCGCCAGCGTGTAGGTCACACCGCGCTTGAAGATCAGATCAACGTCCATCAACCGATAGCGGACGATAGCCCAACTGAAGGTCAGCGGAAGGAAGACCAGAGACAGTCCCGCAAACTTCGTGACCAGAGCCGGAACCGCCATGTCGAAGACAAAAGGCAGAACATAGAAGACCGTGAAGGGAACTACTGCAAGAAGCGTTCCCCGTGTCAGCCACTTAAGCTGCTGCCGCTCAAGCGGCGACTCCGCCGAGCGATATCGAAACAGGAAGACAATCGCCGCCAGCACATAGTAAAGAGCTAGATAGGCATACGCAGTCTGGTCAAGGCGATGTTTGAGAATCTCCGTCGCCGACCAGAGCTTGATCGCAGTCGCCTGGACCGCGATCAGAATCAATCCGGGAGCATAGAGAAAAACGACCAGGGCACGGCGGCGCGTGAGATTGCGACGACGATTGGCAAAGTTGTCCGAAAAACTAACCGCAAAATGGAGGAAAAGAGCTGGCTGAATCGCAGTCGCAACGATGTTCGACCAGTAAATACACCAGTCGAATGTGTCGAAGACGCCCGTATATCGGAAGGCATACAGAACGAACGAGACTAGGCAGAAGACAAAGAAATGTGTGGATTTTGGAGCAGTCCAACGCCGGAAGAGCACATAAAGCCCGATCAACAGGTAGACCAGGGCAATCAAGCGGGTAACCTGATGGTTGCTCCGGTCCGCTGGCTCAAGAATCACGTTGAAGTCCAGCTTCGGAGTAAAGAGAGTGCCTTGCGGGGTCACGATTGGTCTGACAATCGAGTAGCTCGCTCGCCCCCAGCTCCCCGTACGGAAGATCGCACGCACAAGCGGATCAAGCCGCAGTGTGGGATGGTCGTTGACCGACTCAAGAATATCCCCGGCCCGGATTCCCGCGCGGCTTCCCGGCGTATCGGCAGGCACCCGCTCAGCCCGCAGGCCGCCCTGCGCTTCAACCCACCAGATCCCGTCCGTCGGGGTGTCGATGGTGTTCTCCTGCGCAATGTTGAAACCCGCCAACAGGCACACCGCCAGGGTCGCAAGTGCGAGTCCGATAGCGAGAATACGAGTTTGGAAGGCGTTTTTCATGGTTGAGCGCAGTTGTTAATGCACATCAAGTTCCAAACCGGAAAACCAACAGAATTGCTCCGATAAATTCACATGTCATAGAACAACCTACGAATAACTGTAGGGGATTCCAAATAGCGGATGTAGCGCGAAACATGGCAAAGCAATAAACGAGACTGCACCGATTCTAGTTCTTTTCCTTTTTTCTTGACACGTAAACTTCGACGGAGACAGATTGCCCATCCGTGCTGTTGCTCAATGCTTCACGGACAAGTAATTCTTCTAGTATTGAAATTAATACTCCTGTAACATTCAAAGAGTGCTTTGAAGTCGCTCTCCGATCCATTCCTGAGATCGAGCGGCCCAAGAAATCAGGAGAGATCAGAACGTGGTGGGTAAAATCGGTGACAGTCAGGTGGACGAGATCTTCGTCCAGGTGAACGGGATGCGTGTTCATCTCCAGCGGTCGGGCGATGGTCCTCCGTTGCTGCTGCTCCACGGCCTCGTCGGCTCCGCCCGCAACTGGCAGCAGAACATCAGCTTCCTCTCGCAACACGCCACGGTATACGCAGTCGATCTCTTCAATATGGGAGAATCCGAGCGAGTCATCGGGCTTGACGCAGGGCTGGAAGCCACAGCCGACGGCCTAGCTGCTCTGTTGGACGCCCTTGATCTTCCCCATGCCGATGTTGCTGGACACTCTCACGGAGGCGCAGTAGCCATGATGCTGGCCGCACGGCACCCACAACGTGTCCGCAAACTGATCCTCTTCGCTCCGGCAAACCCCTTCTGCGACTTCGGGCACCAGCTCATCCGTTTCTATCAGACGCGCTTCGGTCGCTGGTTTGCCACGCTTATACCTATCCTGCCGCGCAGCCTCAAGGCCACCGCTCTCAGCCGGATGTACGGCGACCCCTCACGCGTGGTCGAAGGAACTCTCGATGGCTACATCAACGGCCTACAGACCCCCGGCACGATTGATCACATCCTGCGCATCCTACAGAGCTGGTTTGACGACATGGTCACGCTCCGCTCGGCCCTTGCAGAACTCGCCGAAAAGCCGACACTGCTGATCTGGGGTGACCGCGACCATACCGTAGGGCTCAACTCGGCACATCGCTTGCAGCAGATCATGATGCGCTCGAAGCTGATGGTCATTCCCGGTGTCGGACACATCCCCTTCGCAGAGATGCCGGACGAGTGCAATCGTGCCATGCGCGAGTGGCTCGTCGAGCCACGGCCCGTAGCCCGGCTGACACGCCGCCACCACGCTGCCTGAAGCTAGCTCAAACCAAACTCACTCCGCAGCCACATATCCATCTCACGACGCATAACGTCCAGCTTGGGCGCAGGCGAACCCGGCACACCCTGAAAAAAATGATCCGCACCTTCGACCCAAACCATCTGCTTGGGAGCCGGTGCCTGTTCAAGGACTGCTTCCACCGCCGCGCGTGAACCGAACGGGTCATGATCGCCACTCAGAAAGAGCTTCGGCTCAATGCACTTCGGCAGAAAACCGTAAGTGTAATCGCGCCCGTCCGCATGAACAGGCAGCCCCAGGCCAATCAGCCCCTTGACCCGTACATCACCACAGCAAGCCCGCAGACCAACATGTGAGCCGAAAGAAAACCCCGCAAACAAAATCGGGCGCTTCAAATTATGCTCAAGCCAGCTTAGAGCAGCACGGACATCGTTCTGCTCCCCATGTCCGTTGTCGAAGACGCCCTCGCTCAACCCTGTACCGCGGAAATTGAACCGAAGTACCGGCAATCCTAAGGATGAAAAAACCTTCATCGCGTTATAGACGACTTTGTTATGCATGGTCCCACCAGCCGGCGGATAAGGGTGGCACACCAGCGCCGAGTACGGCGCGTCGTCGCGACCCGTGTTGAGCACGGCCTCAAGCTTGCCGTCCGGGCCATACAGGTTGTCGATAGAGCGAATCTGCGAGGGAGTCCCATTTGGCAACGTCATCTCCTTCAGTTTACCGGCGGTCGTGCCCCGTCTGTCACGCTGTTGTGACCGAACGTCGGTTATTCTGGACTTCCATGGCTATCGACCCTCTCTCTCTTACCCGTCAGCTCGTCGACATTGAATCCACTACCTATCACGAAGGCCTGGCAGGAGCATTCCTGTATGAATTTCTCAGCGAGCAGCGTTACGCCGTCGAGCGTCAGCCCGTCCCGCAACCGCCTCCCACCACTCCCGGAGCAGGCAACGGAGAGCGCTTCAACGTCTACGCCGCACTACCCGACGTCACGCCAGACGTCGTCCTCTCGACCCACATGGACACCGTCCCACCCTTCTTCGGCTGCACCGAGGATGACGAGTTCCTCTACGGCCGCGGAACCTGCGATGCGAAGGGCATCATCGCCACCCAAATCGCCGCGGCAGATCGCCTCCGCGAGTCAGGGATCAAGGTAGGACTGCTCTTCGTCGTAGGCGAAGAGCGAGACTCCGCCGGTGCGCAAGTCGCAAACACCATGCCCAAGGGCTCTCGCTTCCTCATCAACGGAGAGCCAACGGACAACCGCCTCGCGCTCGCAACCAAAGGCGCACTCCGCGTCGAACTCCGGGCAAACGGCCGCATGGCGCACTCTGCCTACCCAGAGCTGGGCGAGTCCGCAATCGACAAGCTCCTCGAAGCCCTGCACGACGTCATGGCCCTCCCCCTGCCCATCGAGCCGGAGATCGGCCCATCCACCCTCAACGTCGGCCTCATCCAGGGCGGCCGCGCACCCAACGTCATCGCCGACAAAGCCGAAGCGCATCTGCTCATCCGCACCGTTGGCCCCTCCGAAGAGGTCAAACAAGCCATACTCAAGGCAGTAGGCGACCGCGCCGAGGTCACCTTCTCGCTCGACCTGAGCTACATACGTATGCGCAAGATCGGCAATCTACCGACAATGGTCGCGAAGTTCGCCACCGACATCCCCACCCTCACAAACTGGGGCGAGCCCTTTCTCCTAGGCCCCGGCAGCATCCACGTAGCCCACACCCCAAACGAGCGCATCGCTAAAAAAGAATTGCTAGAATGCGTCGATCTCTACATCGATCTCGCAACCAGCCTCGTAAGCTAGCTCGACCAGACGGCAAAGGGAAGAATGTCCTTATTGTCAGCCGCAAGCGTGTAATTCTCGTCAGGATTCTGCGGATTGTAACGGACCTGGATGATCGTATCCTCCTTCGCATCTCGGATAGCGCGATGCGCTTCTGAGTCGGAGAGCGGGACGCTCCGAAGGTGCCCGCCAAAGTAACCGCCATCCAGCGTGAAGTAAAACGCAGACTCGATCTGAAAGTTCTGATAGACCGATCCTGCCTCCGCGAAGGAATCTTTCGGCACGACGGTAGAGCCAAGCAGCTTCGCCGTGAGCACGGGCCACGTCTTGGCCTGCCGCAACGCAGCCTCGCGCTTGCGACGGCGAGCAGACCGTAGGAGCCAATCGAAGGCAAGAAAGCCACTCATGGCCTGAAATTGTACTGCCGTAAGTACTCTTTTGTGCATCGCCAGAGAAGAGAACGCTCCATGTACATCCAGAGGTTCTGTCCCCGTTTTTCCTCAGCCAATGCCTCCCTCGCGAAAGCCTAAAATCAAATCATGGCCGCAGAGTTCACCCACCTCCATCTTCACACCGATTATTCGCTCCTAGACGGAGCCTGCGACGTAGACAAGCTAGCCGCGCACCTCAGCCGGATTGGCCAAACAGCCGCCGCCATGACCGATCACGGCAACATCTTCGGCGCCGTGCACTTCTTTGACGCCATGCAGAAGAAGGGCATCAAGCCCATCCTCGGCTGCGAGCTCTATCTCTGCAAGAACGACGACCACCGCGCCGCCCCCGAGGGCGACAAGTACAACCACTTCCTCGTGCTGGCCGAAAACGAAGTCGGATACCGCAACCTCGTCCGTCTCACCAGCGAGGCCGCTCTGCACGGTTTCTACCGCAAGCCCCGCGTCTCCAAAGACTTTCTGTCGAAGCACACCGAAGGTCTCATCGGCTTCTCCGGCTGTCTCGCGGGCGAGGTCAACCAGCACCTGATGGCAGGGAAGTACGACGAGGCCAAGCGCAGCGCAGGCATGTTCCAGGAGATGTTCGGCAAGGGCAACTTCTTCCTTGAGCTACAAGACCACGGCCTCGAGCCCGACAAGCCAGTCTGCGACGCTCTCTTCAAGATGGAGCGCGAGCTGGGCATCCCCCTCATCGCGACCAACGACGCGCACTACGTCGAGAGCGACGACTCCCGCGCACACGAGATCCTCCTCTGCGTCCAAACCGCCGGCAGCATGAACGACCCCAAGCGCTTCAAATTCGACACGCAGGAGTTCTACATCAAGTCAGCGGAGGAGATGCTCCGCACCTTCGCGCAGACCCCCGAGGTCTGCACCCGCACTATGCAGTTCATCGACCGCTGCAACCTGAAGATGACCAAGGTCGACAACCCGTTCCCCGACTTTCCCGTTCCCGAAGGCGAAACGCTCGTGACCTACTTTGAGCACGTCTGCCGCGAAGGCCTCGAAAAGCGCCTCGGCACCGCAGTCGAACACCTCCGTTCACGCGGCCTGCTCAAGAAGACCATCCCCGACTACCACGCCCGCCTCGACCGCGAGATGGACTGCATCAAGCAGATGAAGTTTCCCGGCTATTTCATGATCGTCTGGGACTTTATCCGCTATGCCCGCGAACAGGGCATCCCCGTAGGACCAGGCCGTGGATCCGCCGCCGGGTCGCTCGTAGCCTACTGCATGGAGATCACGGATATCGATCCGCTCCAGAACGAGCTGCTCTTCGAGCGCTTCCTCAACCCCGAACGTATCTCCATGCCCGATATCGATATCGACTTCTGCATGAATCGTCGCGGCGAGGTCATCGAGTACGTCAACCGCAAGTATGGTCGCGATCAGGTCGCGCAGATCATCACCTTCAACACCATGGCCGCGAAGGCCGCCATCAAAGACGTCGGCCGAGCACTCGACATGCCCTACGGCGAGGTCGACCGCATCGCCAAGATGATTCCGCCCACCATCGGTATCACCATCGACAGAGCGATGAAGGACTCCCCAACACTCAGCCAGGCCTACGATTCCGATCCGAAGATCAAAGAACTCATCGACGCAGCCCTTCGTCTCGAGGGCCTCGTGCGCGGAGCCGGCGTGCACGCCGCAGGCGTCGTCATCGCACCAAAGCCCCTCACCGAACTCGTCCCCGTCACCCGCGCCAAGGACGACTCCGTCGTCACCGCCTACGACATGAAGGCCGTCGAAAAAATGGGCCTGCTCAAGATGGACTTCCTCGGCCTCACGACCCTGACCGTTATCGACGATGCCCTGAAGCTCATCAAACAGACCACCGGCGAACTCATCGACATGGCCACCATCCCGCTCGACGACGTCGTCACCTACGAGAAGGTCTTCCATCGCGCCCTTACCTCCGGCGTCTTCCAGTTCGAGTCCGGCGGCATGCGCGACGTCCTCCGCCGCTACAAGCCCAACACCGTCGAAGACCTCACCGCCCTCAACGCCCTCTATCGTCCCGGCCCCATCCAGGGCGGCATGATCGACGAATTCATCGAGCGCAAATGGGGCCGTCGCGCTGTCGAATACGAACTCCCGGAGCTAGAACCGATCCTCTCCGAGACCCTCGGCGTCATGCTCTACCAAGAGCAGGTCATGCAGATATCGAACCGACTCGCCGGTTTCTCCCTCAGCCAAGCCGACATGCTCCGCCGCGCCATGGGCAAAAAAGATGCTGCCGAGATGGCCAAGCAGAAGATCAAATTCATGGAAGGGGCCGCAGAAAACAAGCACC
Protein-coding regions in this window:
- a CDS encoding phosphorylase, with amino-acid sequence MNGTIAIIAALPGELKPLVSPPRGERWQRLKAGKGTVLWERRHARGRWIAGCSGMGGSRAVIALREMERYAKFDAICSIGWAGALDPTISAASVWHVARVIDTQTGERFSTAEANGHTDTWPVLATTDRVADATEKARLAASYGARLVDMESATLARIAQGRGIPFYCLKAVSDDADAKLPDLNPFIMTNGQMRLMPFLAHVAMRPNSWRGLVKLGKYSAMSARHLAEAIRIWLDSNTLEPVTHEERD
- a CDS encoding zinc-dependent dehydrogenase, whose amino-acid sequence is MGERVPETMRAAVYRGINDVRVETIPVPKIGPGEVLMKIHTCGICGTDLKKIHSGSHSAPRVFGHEMSGTIAAIGEDVTGFAIGDRVMAYHHIPCGNCYYCRKQTFAQCEEYKKVGCTAGFEPSGGGFAEYIRVMDWIVRGGLVKIPDGIPFEQAAFIEPTNTCYKAIEMLKLQPDETVLVIGQGPIGILLAALARRTGATVLTSDLYPERHAVAAKFGLEHPLDAAGDVVAAAKVATEGRGADVALLAVGGNALIQIAMAAVRPGGRVMLFAATQHGEAPFDPAAVCMDEKTLMGSYSSSLAVNDEVAQLIFDGYANGFDLTQLISHRFSLEQAVEAIELASNPQPGSMKIVIQPGL
- a CDS encoding sigma-54-dependent transcriptional regulator, giving the protein MLESTEAEPVEAPKLSASRTLRDSTGAHILIIDDEAAIRESLDTLLTLEGFEISMAVDGASGIDLLSRNHYDLLLLDLALPGESGIDLLPRIKEIQPELPVIMITAYGTVGNVVDAIRAGAENFTQKPWDNEKLLADIRVAISRHRAEEEVIQLKRTLKQRYNFENIVGKSEPMLRMFDLIGQVAPSRSTVLIQGESGTGKELIAKALHSHSPRRDKPFVPVNTGAVPSELLESTLFGHVKGAFTSAVSSKKGLFEVANGGTLFLDEIGTMGMDMQAKILRVLQDRRFMHLGGTSEIQVDVRIIAATNVNLQQAVRDGRFREDLFYRLNVICLELPPLRARREDIPLLAAHFLKFYAEENGMEPRTLAPDALRVLMDYEWPGNVRELENSMERGVVLSTSKTITADLLPSQLTGSTYSASILDHRPDASLFDLMEEIERRIIADRLERCHWNQTEAAEYFKIPLSTLNQKIKRLNVEIKKRGLRD
- a CDS encoding ATP-binding protein, with amino-acid sequence MKNAFQTRILAIGLALATLAVCLLAGFNIAQENTIDTPTDGIWWVEAQGGLRAERVPADTPGSRAGIRAGDILESVNDHPTLRLDPLVRAIFRTGSWGRASYSIVRPIVTPQGTLFTPKLDFNVILEPADRSNHQVTRLIALVYLLIGLYVLFRRWTAPKSTHFFVFCLVSFVLYAFRYTGVFDTFDWCIYWSNIVATAIQPALFLHFAVSFSDNFANRRRNLTRRRALVVFLYAPGLILIAVQATAIKLWSATEILKHRLDQTAYAYLALYYVLAAIVFLFRYRSAESPLERQQLKWLTRGTLLAVVPFTVFYVLPFVFDMAVPALVTKFAGLSLVFLPLTFSWAIVRYRLMDVDLIFKRGVTYTLATAAVVGLYFAIVAFSAELVHTRLKDLGVWGLLGAIVIACLIFDPVKRAIQGRLDRIFDQKRFDYRETLVEFGRGINSQTDLRALLDSIVERLPQTLLVTRVAVFLAEEADGQRRSRSFHLAASHGLTNLPAAELQALDVRFLDFDAPDANNHIFLENPQQVLRLPEDQRKTAGKLDLNYYLPCRVANREGSGTRTVAVIGLGRTDDGDFLSSEDMELLESLAGYIGIAIQNAQLYQRLESKISEFERLKEFHENIVESINIGVFAVDLEDRIESWNAPMEEMYAKPRREALHHPLSEVFPPEFIEQFNNVRHEDGTHTLYKFRLALPSGDFRIANIAIAPLVTRDLIAVGRIVLVDDITDRIQLEVQLTQAEKLSSIGLLAAGVAHEVNTPLAVISSYTQMLSKHMRDDQRLAPILEKITQQTFRASEIVNGLLNFSRTSGSEFTSIDLNQLLHDTETLLEHQFKTAQIHVETHFDPALAFIKGNQGKLQQVILNLMLNAKDAMHGKPNATLKIATESGPGFVFVIIQDSGNGIEKEHLNRIYDPFFTTKATPQEGQRKGTGLGLAVTYGIMQEHAGKIQVESEVGAGTTFRLEFPSATTLTTREETARPDAASASSVENTRSTIHA
- a CDS encoding alpha/beta hydrolase; amino-acid sequence: MVGKIGDSQVDEIFVQVNGMRVHLQRSGDGPPLLLLHGLVGSARNWQQNISFLSQHATVYAVDLFNMGESERVIGLDAGLEATADGLAALLDALDLPHADVAGHSHGGAVAMMLAARHPQRVRKLILFAPANPFCDFGHQLIRFYQTRFGRWFATLIPILPRSLKATALSRMYGDPSRVVEGTLDGYINGLQTPGTIDHILRILQSWFDDMVTLRSALAELAEKPTLLIWGDRDHTVGLNSAHRLQQIMMRSKLMVIPGVGHIPFAEMPDECNRAMREWLVEPRPVARLTRRHHAA
- a CDS encoding alpha/beta family hydrolase; translated protein: MTLPNGTPSQIRSIDNLYGPDGKLEAVLNTGRDDAPYSALVCHPYPPAGGTMHNKVVYNAMKVFSSLGLPVLRFNFRGTGLSEGVFDNGHGEQNDVRAALSWLEHNLKRPILFAGFSFGSHVGLRACCGDVRVKGLIGLGLPVHADGRDYTYGFLPKCIEPKLFLSGDHDPFGSRAAVEAVLEQAPAPKQMVWVEGADHFFQGVPGSPAPKLDVMRREMDMWLRSEFGLS
- a CDS encoding M20/M25/M40 family metallo-hydrolase codes for the protein MAIDPLSLTRQLVDIESTTYHEGLAGAFLYEFLSEQRYAVERQPVPQPPPTTPGAGNGERFNVYAALPDVTPDVVLSTHMDTVPPFFGCTEDDEFLYGRGTCDAKGIIATQIAAADRLRESGIKVGLLFVVGEERDSAGAQVANTMPKGSRFLINGEPTDNRLALATKGALRVELRANGRMAHSAYPELGESAIDKLLEALHDVMALPLPIEPEIGPSTLNVGLIQGGRAPNVIADKAEAHLLIRTVGPSEEVKQAILKAVGDRAEVTFSLDLSYIRMRKIGNLPTMVAKFATDIPTLTNWGEPFLLGPGSIHVAHTPNERIAKKELLECVDLYIDLATSLVS